One window of the Amycolatopsis mediterranei genome contains the following:
- a CDS encoding LysR family transcriptional regulator: MQFHQLAYFVAVAEHRHFTRAAEEVRVAQPSLSQQIRALEHDLGAPLFHRIRGNVSLTEAGETLLPLARRILADTETARLAIRELDELDRGRVRLGAPPSLCTGLLPAMLAAFRRRYPGIQLELHESGSGDLRQRLAEGALDLALLAGARTTAEAGLAATPLLLEELVVISAPEAPVAGDRLRIGDLADVPLVMFRRGYDVREATVNACRAAGFEPSFAIEGGEMDAVLALVRAGVGAAVVPSTVAGDRFRRTRFTPDAGMTRVVQLAHRADVEPTRAVRALRSAIAGFVADPARRASLPPGIESLVDDVS, translated from the coding sequence ATGCAGTTCCACCAGCTCGCCTACTTCGTTGCCGTCGCCGAGCACCGGCACTTCACCCGCGCGGCCGAAGAGGTGCGGGTGGCCCAGCCGTCGCTGTCCCAGCAGATCCGCGCGCTCGAACACGACCTGGGCGCGCCGCTGTTCCACCGGATCCGCGGCAACGTCTCGCTCACCGAAGCCGGGGAAACACTGCTGCCGCTCGCCCGGCGGATCCTCGCCGACACCGAAACCGCCCGGCTGGCCATCCGGGAACTGGACGAACTCGACCGCGGCCGCGTCCGGCTGGGTGCGCCGCCGAGCCTGTGCACGGGCCTGCTGCCCGCGATGCTCGCGGCGTTCCGCCGCCGGTACCCGGGCATCCAGCTGGAGCTGCACGAAAGCGGGTCGGGCGACCTGCGGCAGCGGCTGGCCGAGGGCGCGCTGGACCTGGCGCTGCTGGCGGGCGCCCGGACGACGGCCGAGGCCGGTCTGGCGGCGACCCCGCTGCTGCTCGAGGAGCTGGTGGTGATCTCGGCCCCGGAGGCGCCGGTGGCGGGCGACCGCCTCCGCATCGGCGACCTCGCCGATGTCCCGCTGGTGATGTTCCGCCGCGGCTACGACGTCCGGGAGGCGACGGTCAACGCCTGCCGCGCCGCCGGGTTCGAACCGTCGTTCGCGATCGAGGGCGGCGAGATGGACGCGGTGCTGGCACTGGTGCGCGCGGGCGTGGGCGCGGCGGTGGTCCCGAGCACGGTGGCAGGCGACCGGTTCCGCAGGACCCGGTTCACCCCCGACGCGGGGATGACGCGCGTGGTGCAGCTGGCCCACCGCGCGGACGTGGAGCCCACCCGGGCGGTGCGCGCGCTGCGGTCGGCGATCGCCGGGTTCGTGGCCGACCCGGCCCGGCGGGCGAGCCTGCCGCCGGGCATCGAGTCCCTGGTGGACGACGTCAGCTGA
- a CDS encoding lycopene cyclase domain-containing protein has protein sequence MGRAEYLVVLGVCVLVTLPIELAGARVYRRPGRLVRSVLPVAAVFLVWDALAIAAGVWHFDPAFVTGLRAPFGIPLEEVLFFAVIPVCGVLTYEGVGLTGRLLRRVRR, from the coding sequence GTGGGCCGCGCGGAATACCTGGTCGTCCTCGGCGTCTGCGTGCTGGTGACGCTGCCGATCGAGCTGGCCGGCGCGCGGGTGTACCGCAGGCCGGGCCGGCTGGTGCGCTCGGTGCTGCCGGTGGCGGCGGTGTTCCTCGTCTGGGACGCGCTGGCCATCGCCGCCGGCGTCTGGCACTTCGACCCGGCGTTCGTCACCGGGCTGCGGGCGCCGTTCGGCATCCCGCTCGAGGAAGTCCTTTTCTTCGCCGTGATCCCGGTTTGCGGTGTGCTGACCTACGAAGGGGTCGGCTTGACCGGGCGGCTGCTGCGGCGGGTGCGCCGCTGA
- a CDS encoding MarR family winged helix-turn-helix transcriptional regulator, translating into MNDVLNFARDEDDRLYSPEARSALAGFTLGEDTGALEAAAAVRTAARSLEGLRSRGTDSRGLSPGALDILIRLAAGEANIKDLAASAGVSSRNVTGLVDTLERTGLAERVPDPRDRRSVQVRITADGRTWLAEFRRPSQLAMAALFRGFTAAETTQLRHLCLRLAENQYHLARHLEDR; encoded by the coding sequence ATGAATGACGTACTCAACTTCGCACGGGACGAGGACGACCGGCTCTACTCCCCCGAGGCCCGCAGCGCACTGGCCGGCTTCACCCTCGGCGAAGACACCGGCGCGCTCGAAGCCGCGGCCGCCGTCCGCACCGCCGCGCGGAGCCTCGAGGGGCTGCGATCGCGGGGCACCGACAGCCGCGGCCTCAGCCCCGGCGCCCTCGACATCCTCATCCGGCTCGCCGCCGGCGAAGCGAACATCAAGGACCTCGCCGCTTCCGCGGGGGTGAGCTCCCGGAACGTGACCGGCCTGGTCGACACCCTGGAACGCACCGGGCTCGCCGAGCGGGTGCCCGACCCGCGCGACCGGCGGTCGGTGCAGGTCCGGATCACCGCGGACGGCCGGACGTGGCTGGCGGAGTTCCGGCGGCCGTCGCAGCTGGCCATGGCCGCGCTCTTCCGGGGGTTCACCGCCGCCGAGACGACCCAGCTGCGGCACCTGTGCCTGCGGCTGGCCGAGAACCAGTACCACCTCGCCCGCCACCTGGAGGACCGATGA
- a CDS encoding fumarate reductase/succinate dehydrogenase flavoprotein subunit gives MDGYRVGDPIADTKAPAGPLENRWDERKFAAKLVNPANRRRHRVIVVGTGLAGGSAGATLAEQGYHVVQFCFQDSPRRAHSVAAQGGINAAKNYRNDGDSVYRLFHDTVKGGDFRARESNVYRLAQVSAQIIDQAVAQGVPFAREYGGLLDTRSFGGVQVQRTFYARGQTGQQLLIGAYQALSRQIDAGTVELHARTEMLDLIVADGRARGIVARDLVTGEITTHLADAVVLATGGYGNVFYLSTNAKGSNATAIWRAHKRGAYFANPCFTQIHPTCIPRSGEHQSKLTLMSESLRNDGRIWVPKRSGDTRSSGEIPEDERDYYLERLYPSFGNLVPRDIASRAAKNVCDAGFGVGPGGLGVYLDFADAIARLGRPAVEARYGNLFDMYQRITAEDPYAVPMRIYPAIHYTMGGLWVDYDLQSTIPGLFVIGEANFSDHGANRLGASALMQGLADGYFVLPATVNDYLGSTRLGDVPDADIRQVETEVRERISRLLAVRGTRSADSFHRELGLLMWDHCGMSRTREGLRKALDRVPELRAEFWRDVRVPGGGAEFNQELEKANRVADFLELAELMLLDALAREESCGGHFREEHQTAEGEALRDDENFAFVAAWEYGAEPVLHRENLVFEHVHPTQRSYT, from the coding sequence ATGGACGGTTACCGCGTGGGCGACCCGATCGCCGACACCAAGGCCCCCGCCGGTCCCCTCGAAAACCGCTGGGACGAGCGGAAGTTCGCCGCGAAGCTGGTGAACCCGGCGAACCGGCGCCGGCACCGGGTGATCGTCGTGGGCACCGGGCTGGCCGGCGGCTCGGCCGGCGCGACGCTGGCCGAGCAGGGTTACCACGTCGTGCAGTTCTGCTTCCAGGACTCGCCGCGGCGCGCGCACTCCGTCGCGGCCCAGGGCGGCATCAACGCGGCGAAGAACTACCGCAACGACGGCGATTCGGTGTACCGGCTCTTCCACGACACGGTCAAGGGCGGCGACTTCCGGGCCCGCGAGTCCAATGTGTACCGGCTGGCCCAGGTCTCGGCGCAGATCATCGACCAGGCCGTGGCGCAAGGGGTGCCGTTCGCGCGGGAGTACGGCGGCCTGCTGGACACCCGGTCCTTCGGCGGTGTGCAGGTGCAGCGGACGTTCTACGCGCGCGGCCAGACGGGCCAGCAGCTGCTGATCGGCGCGTACCAGGCGCTGTCCCGGCAGATCGACGCCGGGACCGTCGAGCTGCACGCGCGCACCGAAATGCTCGACTTGATCGTCGCCGACGGCCGGGCCCGCGGCATCGTCGCGCGCGATCTGGTGACCGGCGAGATCACGACGCACCTCGCGGACGCCGTCGTGCTCGCGACCGGCGGCTACGGCAACGTCTTCTACCTCTCGACGAACGCGAAGGGCTCCAACGCCACCGCGATCTGGCGGGCGCACAAACGCGGCGCCTACTTCGCGAACCCGTGCTTCACCCAGATCCACCCGACGTGCATCCCGCGGTCCGGCGAACACCAGTCGAAGCTGACGCTGATGAGCGAGTCGCTGCGCAACGACGGCCGCATCTGGGTCCCGAAGCGCAGCGGCGACACCAGATCATCAGGGGAGATCCCCGAGGACGAGCGCGACTACTACCTCGAACGCCTCTACCCGAGCTTCGGCAACCTCGTGCCGCGGGACATCGCTTCGCGGGCGGCGAAGAACGTGTGCGACGCCGGGTTCGGCGTCGGTCCCGGCGGTCTCGGCGTCTACCTCGACTTCGCCGACGCGATCGCCCGCCTCGGCCGTCCGGCGGTCGAAGCCCGCTACGGCAACCTCTTCGACATGTACCAGCGCATCACCGCGGAAGACCCGTACGCGGTCCCGATGCGGATCTACCCGGCCATCCACTACACGATGGGCGGCCTCTGGGTGGACTACGACCTGCAGAGCACGATCCCCGGGCTGTTCGTGATCGGCGAGGCGAACTTCTCCGACCACGGCGCCAACCGGCTCGGCGCGTCGGCGCTCATGCAGGGGCTCGCCGACGGCTACTTCGTGCTGCCCGCGACGGTCAACGACTACCTCGGCAGCACGCGGCTCGGCGACGTCCCCGATGCTGACATCCGCCAGGTGGAAACTGAGGTGCGAGAACGGATTTCCCGGCTCCTGGCCGTCCGGGGGACGCGGTCGGCCGACTCGTTCCACCGCGAGCTGGGGCTGCTGATGTGGGACCACTGCGGGATGTCCCGCACCCGCGAAGGCCTGCGCAAGGCGCTGGACCGGGTGCCGGAGCTGCGGGCGGAATTCTGGCGTGACGTCCGCGTTCCCGGCGGCGGCGCGGAGTTCAACCAGGAGCTGGAAAAGGCGAACCGGGTGGCCGACTTCCTGGAGCTGGCCGAGCTCATGCTGCTCGACGCGCTCGCCCGCGAGGAATCGTGCGGCGGCCACTTCCGCGAAGAGCACCAGACCGCCGAAGGCGAAGCCCTGCGGGACGACGAGAACTTCGCCTTCGTCGCCGCGTGGGAGTACGGCGCCGAGCCGGTGCTGCACCGCGAGAACCTGGTTTTCGAGCACGTCCACCCGACCCAGCGGAGCTACACGTGA
- a CDS encoding lycopene cyclase domain-containing protein — translation MPWGYTVPAVAAVLAVVAAELLVLRTGLFRRAAYWVTMVIVVAFQVPVDGWLTKLSAPVVRYAPGGITGWRFPWDIPVEDFLFGYALVTAVLLLWERGKSREDGA, via the coding sequence ATGCCCTGGGGTTACACGGTTCCGGCCGTCGCCGCGGTGCTCGCCGTCGTCGCGGCGGAGCTGCTGGTGTTGCGCACCGGGCTGTTCCGGCGGGCGGCGTACTGGGTCACCATGGTGATCGTCGTGGCCTTCCAGGTCCCCGTGGACGGGTGGCTGACGAAGCTGTCGGCACCGGTCGTCCGGTACGCCCCCGGTGGCATCACCGGCTGGCGGTTCCCGTGGGACATCCCGGTGGAGGACTTCCTGTTCGGTTACGCACTGGTGACCGCGGTCCTGCTGTTGTGGGAGCGGGGGAAGTCCCGGGAGGACGGGGCTTAG
- a CDS encoding succinate dehydrogenase/fumarate reductase iron-sulfur subunit: MKLTVRVWRQAGPAAEGRLVAYPVDGISPDMSFLEMLDVLNQRLIEAGDEPVAFDHDCREGICGSCGVVINGQAHGPERTTACQLHLRSFADGDVIDVEPWRAKGFPVVKDLVVDRSALDRIVQAGGYVSAPTGSAPDAHATPVPKPDADLAFDNATCIGCGACVAACPNGSATLFTAAKVTHLSLLPQGAPERASRVLDMVDAMDAEGFGGCTNTGECVASCPKGIPFTSIATLNREYLAATRSGRR; encoded by the coding sequence GTGAAACTCACCGTCCGCGTCTGGCGGCAGGCCGGGCCGGCCGCCGAGGGCCGGCTGGTCGCCTACCCGGTCGACGGCATCAGCCCGGACATGTCGTTCCTGGAGATGCTGGACGTGCTGAACCAGCGGCTGATCGAAGCCGGCGACGAACCGGTGGCGTTCGACCACGACTGCCGCGAGGGCATCTGCGGTTCGTGCGGCGTGGTGATCAACGGGCAGGCACACGGTCCCGAGCGCACGACGGCGTGCCAGCTGCACCTGCGCTCCTTCGCCGACGGCGACGTCATCGACGTGGAACCGTGGCGAGCCAAGGGCTTCCCGGTCGTCAAGGACCTGGTCGTCGACCGCTCGGCACTCGACCGGATCGTCCAGGCCGGCGGGTACGTCAGCGCACCGACGGGCAGTGCGCCGGACGCCCACGCCACCCCGGTCCCCAAGCCGGACGCGGACCTGGCCTTCGACAACGCGACCTGCATCGGCTGCGGCGCCTGCGTGGCGGCGTGCCCCAACGGCTCGGCGACGCTGTTCACCGCGGCGAAGGTGACCCACCTCAGCCTGCTGCCGCAGGGCGCGCCGGAACGCGCGAGCCGGGTGCTCGACATGGTGGACGCGATGGACGCCGAGGGCTTCGGCGGCTGCACGAACACCGGCGAGTGCGTGGCGTCGTGCCCGAAGGGCATCCCGTTCACCAGCATCGCGACGCTCAACCGCGAGTACCTCGCCGCAACCCGCTCCGGCCGCCGCTGA
- a CDS encoding succinate dehydrogenase cytochrome b subunit: MVNTLAPHRRSAVRRFWASTIGKKAVMAVTGVLLLAFVFAHMVGNLKTFLGAAELNHYAGWLRTIGEPVLRREWFLWLQRAVLLAALVLHVTAAVQLARRDRRARPVRYVHRQPARATFAVRTMRWGGATLAVFVVWHILDFTVGTVNRDFVPGDPYHNLVADFRVWWVNVIYLVALAMLGLHIHHGFASAARTLGVTRARRERAIRIFGSTTAVVVAGGYALVPVAIMTGLVH; encoded by the coding sequence GTGGTGAACACGCTCGCCCCGCACCGGCGCTCGGCCGTCCGGCGCTTCTGGGCCTCGACGATCGGCAAGAAGGCCGTCATGGCGGTGACCGGTGTGCTCCTGCTCGCCTTCGTGTTCGCGCACATGGTCGGCAACCTCAAGACGTTCCTGGGCGCCGCCGAGCTGAACCACTACGCCGGCTGGCTGCGCACGATCGGCGAGCCGGTGCTGCGCCGCGAATGGTTCCTCTGGCTCCAGCGCGCGGTGCTGCTCGCCGCGCTGGTCCTGCACGTCACCGCGGCGGTGCAGCTGGCCCGGCGCGACCGCCGCGCGCGGCCGGTCCGGTACGTCCACCGGCAGCCGGCGCGCGCGACCTTCGCGGTGCGGACGATGCGCTGGGGCGGGGCGACGCTCGCGGTGTTCGTCGTCTGGCACATCCTCGACTTCACCGTCGGCACGGTGAACCGCGACTTCGTTCCCGGCGACCCGTACCACAACCTCGTCGCCGACTTCCGGGTCTGGTGGGTGAACGTCATCTACCTCGTCGCCCTGGCGATGCTCGGTCTGCACATCCACCACGGCTTCGCCAGTGCCGCGCGCACGCTCGGCGTCACCCGCGCGCGGCGGGAACGGGCGATCAGGATCTTCGGCAGCACGACAGCGGTCGTGGTCGCGGGCGGTTACGCGCTCGTCCCGGTCGCGATCATGACGGGACTGGTGCACTGA
- a CDS encoding MFS transporter, whose product MTGLRSLLWGRGVSALGDGLWFTIWALYLTRIAGLPPVTVGAGLAVASAVGMVAAVPLGAFADRAGARPVLVVLTLVRAGAMAGYLAVDGTWSFLAVTVPFTALATGGTAVRTALITGLVTEPAERVRVLARQRVAQHVGYAAGAGLGALVLTADARWAYTLAIAGNAVSFLVLAGTTLLVPAPERTSGKPERTATRVVLRDRPYLCLTAATAVLSLCWAMLSAGLPLWLSGRTHLPLGLGGVVVVVSSVGIALFQVPFARFARTAGQAARTAVVSGVVLAASCVLLATTSGGAGAGAIAVVGLAAVLHVVGELGYVAANWGLSVRLMREDAKGAYQGATEAATATVQMVGPGVFTLAVGGLGSPGWLLIAVVFLAAVAPVPALTRWAIRTRQPVLAR is encoded by the coding sequence ATGACCGGACTGCGCAGTCTTCTCTGGGGCCGCGGGGTTTCCGCGCTCGGCGACGGCCTCTGGTTCACCATCTGGGCGCTGTACCTCACCCGGATCGCCGGGCTCCCGCCGGTCACGGTGGGCGCGGGACTGGCGGTGGCGAGCGCGGTGGGCATGGTCGCCGCGGTGCCGCTGGGCGCGTTCGCGGACCGGGCCGGCGCGCGGCCGGTGCTGGTCGTGCTCACGCTGGTGCGGGCCGGCGCGATGGCCGGCTACCTCGCGGTGGACGGCACCTGGTCGTTCCTGGCCGTGACGGTGCCGTTCACCGCCCTGGCGACCGGCGGCACGGCGGTGCGGACGGCGCTCATCACCGGGCTCGTCACCGAGCCCGCCGAGCGGGTCCGCGTGCTGGCCCGGCAGCGGGTGGCCCAGCACGTCGGGTACGCCGCCGGCGCCGGGCTGGGTGCCCTGGTGCTGACCGCCGATGCCCGATGGGCCTACACGCTGGCCATCGCCGGCAACGCCGTCAGCTTCCTCGTCCTCGCCGGGACGACGTTGCTGGTGCCCGCGCCCGAACGGACCTCGGGCAAGCCGGAACGGACGGCGACCAGGGTCGTGCTGCGGGACCGGCCGTACCTGTGCCTCACCGCGGCCACGGCGGTGCTTTCCCTGTGCTGGGCCATGTTGTCGGCCGGACTGCCGCTGTGGCTGTCCGGCCGGACCCACCTGCCGCTGGGGCTCGGCGGGGTCGTGGTCGTGGTCAGTTCGGTGGGGATCGCGCTCTTCCAGGTGCCGTTCGCGCGGTTCGCGCGCACGGCTGGCCAGGCCGCGCGGACGGCGGTGGTGTCCGGCGTGGTGCTCGCGGCGAGCTGTGTGCTGCTCGCCACGACGTCCGGGGGAGCGGGGGCCGGCGCGATCGCGGTGGTGGGGCTGGCCGCCGTGCTGCACGTCGTCGGGGAGCTGGGGTACGTGGCCGCCAACTGGGGCCTGTCGGTGCGGCTGATGCGCGAAGACGCCAAGGGCGCCTACCAAGGCGCGACCGAAGCGGCCACGGCCACCGTGCAGATGGTGGGGCCCGGCGTGTTCACGCTCGCGGTCGGTGGCCTCGGCAGCCCCGGGTGGCTGCTGATCGCGGTGGTGTTCCTCGCGGCCGTCGCGCCGGTGCCGGCGTTGACCCGCTGGGCGATCCGGACCCGGCAGCCCGTGCTCGCCCGCTGA
- a CDS encoding ArsR/SmtB family transcription factor has product MGGLVDPGNAVQGAIVELTRELADPVRLTALQVLAAEGPHTMVQLADALGVTAPRLGNHLARLRAAGLVTVEHTGRHALYRVGREDLLGVLTALARYAGNEGITPPDRAESGADIAHTCYDHAAGRLGVAVFALLVSRGALRPPDGSAPEVALGDDLSAFRDLGVTPAAVDPGRRRPATACLDRTHRVPHLGGVLGHEVLAAFLADGLVRRGPEDRELRITPRGRRRFAALLPGFAL; this is encoded by the coding sequence ATGGGCGGACTGGTCGATCCGGGCAACGCCGTCCAGGGCGCGATCGTCGAGCTGACGCGCGAACTGGCCGATCCGGTGCGGCTCACGGCCCTGCAGGTGCTGGCCGCGGAAGGGCCGCACACGATGGTGCAGCTGGCCGACGCGCTCGGCGTCACCGCACCCCGGCTGGGCAACCACCTGGCCCGGCTGCGGGCCGCCGGGCTCGTGACGGTCGAACACACCGGACGGCACGCGCTGTACCGCGTCGGCCGCGAGGACCTGCTGGGCGTGCTCACCGCCCTCGCGCGCTACGCCGGCAACGAAGGCATCACCCCGCCGGACCGCGCCGAGTCGGGCGCGGACATCGCGCACACGTGCTACGACCACGCGGCGGGACGCCTCGGCGTGGCGGTGTTCGCCCTGCTCGTCTCGCGGGGAGCGCTGCGGCCTCCGGACGGTTCCGCCCCCGAAGTCGCCCTCGGCGACGACCTTTCGGCGTTCCGGGACCTGGGCGTCACCCCGGCGGCGGTGGACCCGGGCCGCCGCCGGCCGGCGACGGCGTGCCTCGACCGGACCCACCGCGTTCCGCACCTCGGCGGTGTCCTCGGGCACGAGGTCCTGGCGGCGTTCCTGGCCGACGGGCTGGTCCGCCGCGGCCCGGAGGACCGCGAACTGCGGATCACCCCGCGCGGCCGCCGCCGGTTCGCCGCGCTGCTGCCGGGGTTCGCACTTTAG